From one Lotus japonicus ecotype B-129 chromosome 3, LjGifu_v1.2 genomic stretch:
- the LOC130744612 gene encoding uncharacterized protein LOC130744612, with protein sequence MCTDYTDLNKNCPKDPYPLPNIDKLVDGASGHALLSLMDAYSGYNQIRMHSEDNPRRNMDVYVDDMVVKTLAGGAHETDLAEAFGELRKHNVRLNPEKLTDTAVSSVLIQEIEGRQNIIYFVSRALQGAEVRGAIKGHVLADFVAELTPATAPREGATWALSVDGSSNTAGSGAGVVLDGPGDIQIEQSLRFEFKATNNQAEYEALIAGLKLALDVGVNILAIRSDSQVVGKQVVGTYQVRDEQLARYLVIVKQLMTHFDKVDIEHVPREKNTRADVLAKLASTRRPENKKFVIQETLSGPSVDDESIMLIDEPPESWMDPIFKVLKDELDASTISRKLRHEASHYTLVAGQLYRRSHTHPMLACVPEDQIERIISEIHEGVCASHIGASSLAVKVLRAGFYWPTLRTDCKRYAKKCEKCQLFADFHKAPPAELTTMVALWPFAMWGVDLVGPFPEARSQTRFILVAVDYFTKWIEAEVLTSIGAAKIKSFYWRKLVCRFGIPSVIVSDNGTQFGRAGDPAEVLVGGASPDKWSGGIREQSNIERASLVYGEDAMIPVELSKDTWRVAIFNEEENEANLKASLDLLPEVREEAHLREAVVKQRAARRYNAKVVPRQIEEGDLVLR encoded by the exons atgtgcacagattatacggACTTAAACAAGAACTGCCCTAAGGATCCTTATCCGCTTCCCAACATTGACAAGCTCGTTGATGGAGCATCAGGACATGCGTTGCTAAGTCTAATGGACGCATACTcaggttacaatcagataaggatgcATTCGGAGGATAATCCAA GGAGAAACATGGAtgtatatgtggatgatatggttGTGAAAACGCTAGCGGGCGGAGCACATGAGACAGATCTCGCCGAGGCATTCGGGGAGCTGCGGAAGCACAATGTTCGCTTGAACCCAGAAAAAT TAACAGATACCGCAGTAAGTTCGGTGTTGATTCAGGAAATCGAGGGGCGGCAGAACATAATCTACTTTGTCAGCAGGGCCTTGCAGGGAGCCGAAGTAAG GGGAGCAATTAAGGGTCATGTGCTAGCTGATTTTGTAGCAGAACTCACACCCGCCACAGCACCAAGAGAGGGAGCGACTTGGGCATTGTCAGTCGACGGATCCTCCAATACTGCAGGCAGCGGGGCGGGTGTAGTTCTAGATGGGCCAGGAGATATTCAAATTGAGCAATCTCTGAGGTTTGAGTTCAAGGCgacaaacaaccaggcagaatatgaggCTCTCATTGCTGGTTTGAAGTTGGCTTTAGACGTGGGGGTAAATATTTTGGCAATAAGAAGTGACTCACAGGTGGTTGGGAAGCAGGTTGTGGGAACTTACCAGGTGCGAGACGAGCAGTTGGCGAGGTACCTGGTAATCGTTAAACAGTTGATGACTCATTTTGACAAAGTGGATATAGAACATGTCCCGCGGGAGAAAAATACCAGAGCAGATGTATTGGCTAAGTTGGCGAGTACAAGAAGGCCGGAAAACAAGAAATTTGTCATTCAAGAAACGTTGTCGGGACCTAGCGTCGACGACGAGTCAATCATGCTTATAGATGAGCCACCCGAGTCGTGGATGGATCCAATTTTTAAAGTTTTAAAGGACGAGCTTGATGCAAGCACCATTAGCCGAAAGTTGAGGCACGAGGCAAGCCACTACACTTTGGTGGCGGGGCAGCTTTACAGGCGGAGCCACACTCATCCTATGTTGGCGTGTGTACCCGAGGACCAAATCGAAAGGATAATCAGCGAGATTCACGAAGGAGTGTGTGCGTCTCACATTGGGGCCAGCTCTTTGGCGGTTAAAGTCTTGAgggcaggattctattggcctaCTTTGAGAACTGATTGCAAGAGGTATGCAAAGAAGTGCGAGAAGTGCCAGCTCTTTGCTGATTTTCACAAGGCTCCCCCGGCGGAGTTGACCACAATGGTGGCTCTCTGGCcctttgcaatgtggggagtcGATTTAGTCGGGCCCTTCCCTGAGGCCAGGAGTCAAACGAGATTCATATTGGTAGCAGTTGACTATTTCACGAAGTGGATCGAGGCGGAAGTCCTCACTAGTATCGGAGCCGCCAAGATCAAATCTTTCTACTGGAGGAAATTGGTGTGCAGATTTGGAATTCCCTCAGTTATTGTATCCGATAACGGAACACAATTTGGAAGGGCTGGGGATCCAGCAGAGGTTCTCGTCGGTGGAGCATCCCCAGACAAATGGTCAGGTGGAATCCGCGAACAAAGTAATATTGAAAGGGCTTC ATTGGTCTATGGAGAGGATGCCATGATTCCAGTAGAGCTAAGTAAAGATACATGGCGCGTCGCAATCTtcaatgaagaggaaaatgaagcTAATTTGAAGGCGAGTCTGGACCTTCTTCCTGAAGTTCGTGAAGAGGCCCATTTAAGAGAGGCGGTTGTGAAGCAGCGAGCTGCCAGGAGGTACAATGCGAAGGTGGTCCCGCGACAAATTGAAGAGGGAGACTTGGTGCTGCGATGA